Proteins encoded by one window of Orbaceae bacterium BiB:
- a CDS encoding phage antirepressor N-terminal domain-containing protein codes for MNNTNINTSNCPVTVPFYGNSLYLVNNNNEPYVPMKPIVDGMGLDWGAQFTKIKNKFNSTIAEITIVASDGKNRMMSCLPLRKLPAWLYSIQPNKVKPELKDTVIKYQEECDEVLWQYWTKGQATKESVKSSFKSYLPEYRQAKAMDLAVKALDRMFANLPHLGEQSKQVIYADTINPIAGKNVIPLPKLENKTFSATEAGEKLGISSNKIGRMANNLHLKTEEYGIFVLDKSRHSDKQVETFRYNQKAIDVIANHLTVAA; via the coding sequence ATGAATAACACTAACATAAATACTTCAAATTGTCCAGTAACAGTACCATTTTATGGTAATAGCTTATATTTAGTTAATAATAACAATGAGCCTTACGTTCCTATGAAACCTATTGTCGATGGCATGGGGCTAGATTGGGGCGCACAGTTTACAAAGATCAAAAACAAGTTTAATTCAACTATTGCGGAAATCACAATAGTTGCTTCTGATGGTAAAAATAGAATGATGTCTTGCTTACCACTTCGCAAACTTCCTGCATGGCTATATTCAATTCAACCTAATAAGGTTAAGCCTGAGTTAAAAGATACAGTAATTAAGTATCAGGAAGAATGTGACGAGGTGTTATGGCAATACTGGACAAAAGGGCAGGCAACAAAAGAAAGCGTAAAATCGTCGTTCAAATCTTACTTACCAGAATATCGTCAAGCTAAAGCTATGGATTTAGCTGTTAAAGCATTGGATAGGATGTTTGCTAATTTACCTCATTTAGGTGAACAATCTAAACAGGTTATTTATGCTGACACAATCAATCCGATAGCTGGTAAAAATGTAATCCCTTTACCTAAGTTAGAAAATAAAACCTTTTCAGCGACAGAGGCAGGGGAAAAATTAGGAATATCCTCAAATAAAATAGGTCGAATGGCTAATAATCTTCACTTAAAAACAGAGGAGTACGGAATATTTGTACTGGATAAGTCTCGTCACTCTGATAAACAAGTGGAAACTTTCAGATATAACCAAAAAGCTATTGACGTTATTGCAAATCATTTAACAGTAGCAGCTTAA
- a CDS encoding Arc family DNA-binding protein — protein sequence MKDAQQMPQKKFRYPQELLDVINREAEFNNRSSNGEVIHKLQIAYGLKKKEEERKIEGV from the coding sequence ATGAAAGATGCACAGCAAATGCCACAGAAAAAATTTCGTTATCCACAGGAGCTCTTAGATGTGATAAATCGCGAAGCTGAGTTTAATAATCGCTCCTCAAATGGTGAGGTGATTCATAAATTACAAATTGCTTATGGATTAAAGAAAAAAGAGGAGGAAAGAAAAATTGAAGGTGTATAA
- a CDS encoding TraY domain-containing protein has translation MSIETYQLRIRISQDLKDRLDESAKTSGRSFTAEVNFRLEDSFYVQSDREADFYIEIDDLKSIIFDQQELIKSQQSVIEGLTKTVSYLSNQDKK, from the coding sequence ATGAGTATTGAAACTTATCAATTGCGAATTAGAATATCGCAGGATCTAAAAGACAGATTAGACGAATCAGCAAAAACTAGCGGTCGCTCTTTCACCGCAGAGGTTAATTTCAGACTAGAAGATTCATTTTACGTACAGTCTGACCGTGAAGCTGATTTTTATATCGAAATTGATGATTTAAAATCAATAATATTTGATCAGCAAGAATTAATAAAATCTCAACAATCCGTTATTGAGGGATTAACCAAGACTGTGTCATATTTAAGCAATCAAGACAAAAAATAA